atgaccctaagcacacagctaaaataacgaaggagtggcttcagaacaactccgtgactgttcttgaatggcccagccagagccctgacttaaacccaattgagcatctctggagagacctgaaaagggctgttcaccaacgttcaccatccaacctaatagaactggagaggatctgcaaggaggaatggcagaggatccccaaatccaggtgtgaaaaatttgttgcctcattcccaaaaagactcctgGCTGTTTTAGCTCCAAAGGGTGCTTCGcttaaatactgagcaaagggtctgaatacttatagctgtgtgatatttcagtttatatttaataaatctgcaaacatttcaataattcagtttttttttctgtgaacatggggtactgtatgtacattaatggggggggggggggggaagaacttaaatgattttagcaaatggctgcaatagaacaaagagtgacaaatttaagggggtctgaatactttgcgtACGCGCTGTATCGGGACCTGATGGGGCATAATGGGACATAATGGGGACATTGTCGGACCCAATGATACATCATGGGACATCCATCAACAATGTTGAGAAATGGGTATCACCGTTTCAGCTCTCCATGGATTGCCATGATTGGAAAATGTCATACAGATTTTTAGAGGTGAGCTTGCCAAATGTACCCCACGTTTCTTCCGAGCATCTATGAGCTGATGGTCTCCGCCAGGTCTCACCTGTGGAAGCTGTCCACCATCTTGAGCTGTCCTCTCAGCTCCTTCTTagtgaggtggtccagcatgcgGGCGTCCACCAGCGACTCCATAAAGTAGCTGCGGTACAGCGGCAGGCCCAGGCTGGGCAGCCAGTCGTTGCCCACCCACTCGTGATTCATGTCGCCGTACGCCAGAATCTAAATGGGGACAAAATGGCCGTGACCAACATCCGACAGTGAGCCCACCTCACTGGACCGGCACAGGGCAATGTTTGGCCCGCTCTGTTCTTTAATCGGCACGCCCAGCATTTACATGATAAGAGTCCTGACATGTTTTTCCAGTATTGGAAAATCCATGTaggctttctttctctcttttttttttttttttttttttttttttttttttttttttttacatatgttGACATTTTGGTGATTAAGGgctttacaaataaacttgactatCAACTTAGCCATTTTTACTTAAATTTGGTGAATTCaaattcatgcatttttttcctataCATGTTGTTcttgtgactttcggcttgtcccgtcaggGGTCACGACAGCGAGTCACTCGCATTATTgtttgacacatttttaaaaatcttttaattatttttggtcATGCAATATTTGGTTaactgatttattgtaaatgttgacaaatatgagtaaaaaaaacctattttacataaatattacaacattttataatcatattaataattttgcatgaattattttcaaatgaaattaactgcaaaaatacaacaacatgaggaacataaataattttacaatttatttgtccatcaaaaaatagttttcattacattattaaatataaaataaaacaatgtctgTGAGTTATTATAATATCATTGTTAATTAACTATTTtacttaaaatacaaaatatttccaATTTAACACTATTATATACAAACTTTCAAAAATACATGAattcattataaataaaatacaaaatgagcatgaattatgattaactattattttattattcaaatgcctgccccgcctgtgtggagtttgcatgttctccccgtgtctgcgtgggttttctccgggcactccggtttcctcccacatcccaaaaacacgcaagcTAGGTTAATcaaggactctaaattgcccgtaggtgtgaacgtgagagcgaatggttgtttgtttctatgtgccctgcaattggctggcgaccagttcagggcgtaaaCATAACATAAGCAATTGCACATCCCTCCCCATCCCAGTAACGCACGGTGTCCCTCAAGGTTCTGTGTTTGGTCCCCTCCTATTCATTCTTTCCATGCGACCCGTTAGACACAACATTCGCCACGATGGACTTCAATTTCACCGCTACGCTGACGACACGCGACTTTAGCAACAAAAACACTCACCGCTGCCGCACTCTCCCAAACTGGCTCTCTGCAATAAAAATCATGGATGACCACCAACTTCCTCAAACTCAACCGCAATAAATTGGAACTGATCATTGACTTATCATTGGTCCCAAATACTTGCTCCCTTCCACTCAGGACTTCACATTCTCCATTGATGGTCACATACTCACCCCCTCTCCACAGATCAGAAACCTCGGTTTCATTTTCTACCCCACAGTCTCCTTCCAACCCCCCCACATCCGTCAAATCACCAAAACAGCCTTCTTCCACCTTCTTCCTGTGTTATGATTGtcattttgttattaaaataaatatttgcccagaaattatttatttatgattaaattattgatttgatttgattaaataactgtctaattcattgcaattaaattaattatagatgatttaaaaaaggacaggtaattattgttttatgaataaattatttcaCCCATTTGAAATCcatgaaacgttttttttctgtcggtTTTAAAACTCAAATGCAACCCTTGAAGCACAACCTTTTTCCCACGCCTGCACTTAGACAGATAAAGTGTGGTTTTCCTCACCTGATCCCAGCTGAACTCCTTCAGCTCCTAGAAGTCCAAGAGGAGAAAAGAGGGGGGCAGATAGACAGAGAGCGAGGAGgtggcgaggaggaggaagggatgGAGGCGAAGCAGAGGGGCAGCCGTGGAAAGAGGACAAAGGGAGGAAGAGTGTGTTAGTGAACGGGCAATTAGCTGGAAGCGGTTCAGAGTGAAACAACAACCAGAGGGACAAGAAGAAGATGCTTGACACTACGAGGCacaaccacagaagaagaaaaggaggaggaggaatgaGACTCATCAACAtggatcttaaaaaaaaaaaaaaaaaaaaaacaactgaaaataatCTCAAATAATCAACGATACATATGAAAACtgtgaaaaaatacacacattaaatatagcgtagtagtaataatataataaatgcatgactaaaaaaaatatatgaaataaagGATGACCGCTACTAACCGGCGGCTTGGTTGCAGCGTTCAAGGACTCCATCTCGGCATGGGTCATCCAAACATTGCTGGTCGACTGAAGCCCAACGGAAGACAAAAGCGGCGCGGTGAGATGACGACAAAAGCATCTGCTGTACATATTTGATGAAGTCAGgtgttgccttcagggacaGTTAGCGGCCCTCGCTTTCCTAACACCAGTGTCATAACACTCAgagtaaatatatgtatttgaGTGTGAGCTGgattttgatgatatttttcAACATGCAGAGAGTACAAATTGGGGATTTTAGATTTGTGCCACAATCTGGTCCCACTAACTGGAAATATTGAGCACAAAAGCGTGTTTTGTGCGCCCAAGAACGTGTTTTGCGTGCACAAAAACGTGCTTTTTGCAAGACCTcacaattacattttgtgcaattTTGAACAAAAACCCTGTTTGTTGACAAATCGATCGCTAAAATGCTTCAATGCAGAAGAATTGGTCAGCTACAAAAGCAACGCCTACAGAATTGGAttttttgcggatgtttgcgtGGTGGTCGCGGAGCCTGACCGAGCGAGTGCTGGCCGGGGCCGAGGGGCTGGTGAGGGACACCATCTCCTGGATGGCGAGCCTGAGCTTGAGGCGGTGCAGAGGGTTACTGATGCCGATCTCACGCTGGATCTCCGTGTCCGACAGGTTGGCCATGATGGCGCCGCTCTTTACGTTGGCCCGGCAGGCCGCCACGTACCAGGCGGGCATGCCCACCCACAACTGTAAGGAAGATGGGCAGCCGGATGAGGCGAAGGGGGGCTCAGGAAGGGGGGCTTAAAACAAGGGGTACCTCCAGCCATGACACCACAGTAGGACCATCCCAGGATGCAAAGGGCAAACCTTGGCGACATGCTTCTTCTAACAGCTCGTGCCTgacaatatgaatatgaaatatgaagtaTGATTTCTTTCAAGAGAAAGAGAAATGTGCCACTTGCTTCTTCTTGCTGCGCCGGTCTTTGTCCGCCGGACCCAAAGTCCCGGTCTTGTTCATGCCCATGGGGTCTCCAGAGGCCAGATCTTCAGAGGGCGTTGACGCTGTTGGAGGCACAGGAAGTTCAGAGTGCCTATAGACTGGAACCTTTTTCAgaggtttttgtcttttttgtctcaACGTTGTACTTCACTCGTCTTCTTACCAAGCGAGGCCGAGCCGTCCCGTCCGGGCTGTCCCATCCTGCCTTTCTCCTTCTTCCCAAAGAGTCGTCCGATGGAAGACTTGatgctcttcttcttgctgGACTTGTGCAGGGAGTCCTGGCTGCTGTTGGAGCTGCTGCCGTCTGCTGACAGGCTGGAGGGAGCGCAGGCAGTCAAAAGACTAAAAAGCCACGCGGCGTATCAGAGAAGCATAAACGGGCGTCGCCGCCTCTCACCTGCGGAACTCGCGGGGGTCGTCCGGCAGGGCCCCCGGGTGAGTGAGGGTCATCCTGTCCAGGCGCAGAGCTCGCGGCGTGGGCGGTGGCGTGGAGTCGAGTAGGGCCAGGGAGCGCTCGTCGTCTTTGCCGGTCTGAAATGTTAAATCCAATAGTATCCTACTGGATATCGTCAACACAATCAGCGGTGACAGTAACTACGAACGCACCTGTCTGTCATTCTCACGGGCCGGCGAGTGGGGCAAGCGAGGGGTGGAGTGCCCCGAGCTGGGCGGTGACGGGGAGGCCAGGGTGGAGGAGGTGATTGAGGACGGGATGAAGCCTCGCCCCGCGCCGTCCCTTCCCAGCGAGGAGGGCGGGATGGGCGGGCTGTCCAGGGCCACGCTGCTCACGCGGCTCTCAATCTCCTCTGCGCGCAGCTCTGtgttctccttctcctcctggATCAACCTAGGAGCGGAGTCTTATTAGTGTAGCTTAGCATATAGCCCGGAAGCTCCGAACCCACATGAATTCCATCTTGCGTTCCAAAACTTGTCAAAAGGACAATTCCGTGCCggaaggtcagaggacaaagatgttatgagGTCAGTTCAAATTcctttttgcattgtttatatgttatgtaatacatggacgtcacttccagcaagttgttaACTATAGTTTAGCCAAACAGTGTCATGACccgtgccctgcagttcccccCTTGGGGCATGGCTGGCATCTTACTTAATCTCCTTATTGATGGCCTCCAGCTGTTCCTGCAGCATGATGGCCAGCGTCTGTACATCCGTCTGTCCGCTGGGAGACAGCAGCTCGGACCCGAAGCGATGGTCTCCGTCATCCTCGTCGTCTGAGCAGCCCACGTCCACACCGTGCTCGTAGCCGGACCCCGGCCGCGCCCCCGTCCCCCAGTCTGTATACTGCAAACACCCACGTACgcaaataattcaataaatatttttgttacttgtattttttcctctttattCATGAATCCTGATGTCATATTTATGCATCGCTCACTGCCGTGAGCGTTAGTGTGTCATCCCAAtgacactttttgtttgttcgcCAGGGCTGACCAGTGTTGGCGAACTCGTGGGTGACAGCATACGGCATGACAATTGCTGTGACTGATGCACAACTATGACATGAAAACTCatacaaaatgggaaaaaaaaggtctaGGGCCATTTTCCAGGCCCACCTTGGTGGAGTCCTCCCTGGCCGAGCTCCACCGTGACCGGTGGCTTCGCCTGCCGCCCAGGGAGGCGTTCCCGAAGGTGTCCAGGTGAGTGGTGGAGCCCATTGGGAGGGAGCCTCCCCCGTGGGAGTACCTCAGCTCCAGAGCGCTGCCGGGTAGAGATCGACTGGAGAGACAGGGAGATGAGATCCCAGATAGGAGAGCGGGTGAAAGGTTTTGTTGTAGTTACCCGTAGGCAGGAATGAAGTCATGCGATGTAAAGACAAAGAAGAGTATGAGTCCATAAAGAATGTAAGTACGGTATGAGTATCACAATCTGTTGGTGAACAGTTGGAATGTTTTTCCCACCTGGAATAGGAGCCTCCGGGCCTGGCTTTCAGTTGATCCAGTTCGAGCTGAAGGCGCTCCAGCTCAGCAATGAGCTGGTCCTGATTGGTGGAAGACACGCAGCCAAGGTGGTAAGAATGGCAGCGTAAGCGCCAGAACCCAAATTAGGAGGAGAGACATGTTCTCACCTTGTTTGTCAGAAGGTCATCCTGAATCTTCTTCATGTTGGACAGCTCCTCAGAGAGAGCATTCTGCAAGGAGCGGACACCACGGGTTTTTGTTACAAAATGGGTCCTTACAAATGGACAACACACTGGATGatgacatcacaaaaacatgaataccGTTGGTACAGTGGATATTAAAATAATCACACAAACACTATTTCTTGATGAGCCGCATGTGGGACATCACGCAACCAGTGGAAGATTTTTGCGGAAACTGCTTTATTCGCAGTATTTTAACCCCCAATTTTCTCAACATGGCACTACAGAACAATATAACCCTATATCATTTACAGTGGGCCCCTGCTATTTTCAGGGGATCGGGGGAATCATGACAGTCATGTAGCGATGTTTCACCTTCTCCTCCAGCGCCGCCATCCTCTCCTTGAGGTGCAGCTGCAGCCTCTCGTTGGACTCGGACAGCAGCTTGTCCACGGTATCCGAGAGACGCTTGTTGTGTTCGTCGTTCATCCTCTCACGCTGCCTGgccttcgggggggggggggcggaaaaGGAGGAGAAAGGCGTGTAAGACGTGCAGTGGGGGGAGGCGGGGACAAGCAAAGCTTGACTCACCCTCTGCAGCTCCTGGTTCTTCTCCTCCAGTTGCGCCTCCATCTGGCGGAGTCGCTCCTCAAAGTTGCCGTGGCGCTCTTCAGCCTGGAGAcgaggggggaggaggggggagaaGTGAATGAgagggaagaagaggagggagaAGAGGGAAGGAAGAGGGGGAGCACGGGTGACGGAGGAGGAGGTGCAGGAGGGGAAAGAGGAAGAACAGGAGGAAGAAGGATGAGGAAGAGAAGGAAGATGTGGAGGGGTGGGggaatgaggaggaggagcaatagtaggaggaagaggagaaaggaagagaagaaggaggaggaggaggaggagagggatgATGAGGTGGAGGAAGTACAGGTAGAATAGAATGAGGAGGGaaaggaggaggatgagaaTGAGGAAGAGGAGTTAGAGGAGGAGAGGGAAGTGGGAGAGGAAGAAAAGCATCAGCACCTTCTCATGCGTCCGTCTTGCCCGGACACGTCTGAGATTAATTGTGTGCGTTTTAATCTTTGCCGGCGcggccttttttttcttttctttttttttggcagcgcttaaagagggaaaaaaaaaaagttttcggGAAACGCTGGAGCTTTTTCGTGACGTGTCCACTGGCACCGACTTGCTCCAAATAACCCGCTCACTCTCGGCCTTGTATGAAAACACACGCAGACTCCGCCCACCTTGAAGAACGCGCATCTACGCCCGCTGCCAATAGAATGTGCACAATATTTCAAGAACGTCCTATTTTGATAAAAAAGatgtttgaaacatttttataatgaTTAGCAGCCTGTGTGTAGCATCTTTATTGatgcaaaccaaaaaaaagacatctatTTTTGTTGTACGGTAATTCCTTTTGCACCTTGTTGAGGGCGGCCACCCTCTGCGCCAGCTGTGCCTCAATCTCGGGCAACGTCTCGGCCCTCTGCAGGGTTTGCTGCAGCTTCTGTTTGGCGTCGTCCAGGCGCTCCTGAAGCTGACGGTTCTTCTCCTCGCTCTGCCCACAGACGGTAGCATGTAGCACGTAGCCGCGCATGCCGACGGGAACGTAGCGTCGCCTTTGCCTTCTCTACCTGTCTGTGCAGAGACTCTTTACTCGCCAGCTCGTTCTCCAGCTTGTCTTTGATGTCGTGGAGAGACGTCGCCTCGCGCTGGGCGCTCAGGTACCTGCGGGCAGAAGGATGAAGACGGGAAGAGAAAGTTtcgaaaaaaatccaaataaagaTGTTCCGTACCTGCGCTCCAGTGTGGTGATTCTCTCCTCCATGTCTTCCCTCTGACACAGAGCCTGAGACGTTCAGACGgggtaaggtttcaaattaggatctCGAGATAACTGTATGCATTAGGTTGTCaagatagggtttcaaatgaagaGTTGAAGCTTAGGTTAAGGGTTTAGGCCAAGTTAAGGTTTTATAAGACAGTTTGGGGTTTCAAATGATGAAGGTTTCGTCActgagttagggttttaaagaaGAGGTagagtttgaaattagggtttcaaggcagggtaagcgtttcaaacaagggttgggGTTttaagttaaggtttcaagtgtTTCAAAGGAGGGTTCTCAGACCTGGTTATGGTTTAAAATTCATgcttcaagccagggttagtgtTTGAAAAAGTGGTCCGGCGCATGATGTTTTAACACAGTCTATGTCAATTAATTATACAGTCAATGACGTGATGTGTTTTGTTGTGCGTAAAATGACCTCCTTGACGTCTCGCTGTAGTTTGTGGTTGGCCTCCTCGGATCGCGTCAGTTCTCTCCTGGCGGACGTCAGTTGCTCCTCGATCTCGCCAACCTGACAAGCGACAGCAACATTGCATCACCGTCCTGTGCGACCTCTACTACCTACGAGAGGAGCTAGTCAGCTGCATTATAATGTAGGTAGTAGTATCGTGTAGTTGTAccgcagggggggggggggcgcgctGTACCTGTCTGCACATGAGCGCCAGCCTCTCCTTGAGCTGTCCCAACTCGGATCGCTGTCGTTCGAGCTCGCCTTCGCGCTGGCGGTCCACTTCGCCGTCATCTAATATGGACGACGGCCCGTTGGGAAGCCGCTGCCACCACCGGAGATATTTGACATATTATTGGCAGACGGGTAAGGTGTATACTCCCTATTAAGCGACATCTTTAAAACTAAAGACTGAAAACACTTGACTGACTGCACATTAGCGTGGGGTAGGGTTTTAAGTTGGAGTTTCGAACCTTGATTAGTTTTTGAACTTTTAAATTGGGGTTCAAAATAGGCTTAAAGTCTCAAGTATggattggggtttcaaagtaagctTTCAAGCAAGTGTTGGGGTTTAAAACAAGGTTTGTGGTTTCACAGTAGGAGTTCAGTCTTGTGGTAGGGTCTCAAATTAATGTTGCAAAATCTAATTTATGGTTTTAAACAGGGTTGGGGCTTCGAGTTAGGATTTCATATTAGCGATTAaagccagggttaggttttaaagaaagggttggggtttcaagttagagtttcaaattcggttttcaagccaggtttgggttttaaacaagggtttcaaagtagggtttcaagacagggttagagtttcaaattggggttttaaGCCAGGGTTACGATTTCAAGCtagggttaggctttcaagaCAGAGGAAAGGTctaaagttagggtttcaacacTAGCTAAGGTGAAGATTTCTAGACAGAGGGAGGTTCTACAGTAAAGGTTTCAAGCCTGCGTAAGGTTTTCAAGACAAGTTAGCGTTCCGAATgaaggtttcaaaatagggtttcaagtcttTTCAAAGCAAGCCTGTGTTTGGGTCTCAAATTGGGGGTTGAACCCTAAATTACAGTTCTAAGCAGACAATAGGGTtttgaattagggtttcaagccaaggtctGGTTATGCTGTTTCTGTCCTTACTGTTATAAAAAGAAGGGTCTTTCAATGGGCCACCGCTTTTTGCTTTCATTAGCAATTAGGATTGCATTTACTATGAACGCCTAAAATTTGACACCATcaataaccttttgaaaataggactttaagcgtGGCCGTTTCAGCATGCTAGACACTCACCCATATCAAACCAATCTTTACCGACCTCTTTGTCGAGTCCCTGCTGCCGCCGTTTGATTTGCTCGCGGAGAgagaccacctacaacaacaacaacaacaacacgaagAGCACATGTGACGAATGTGCGCGGGGTTCCGGTTAGATTCCAGCAGACACAACACGGTCAGGCTGACTTCCTGCGAGGACGACTGCAGCTCTTCCTCCAGCGCCGCCACTCGCTCCAGGGCCACGCGCAGCCGCTCACGGACCTTCTCGTCCAGGGCCTTGTGGTGCTCGAACAGGGACTTGAGGGCCTTAAGGACCTCCACCTCACTAGAGACCCCCGCGGGAGACTGCGCCTGACGCTTCACCACCGTCATCCTCAGGCTGCGCTCGTGTCGCGACACCAAACATTCCAGGTGCTCCAGCAGCAGCTATGACAACCACACAACACATTCATTGTATACATTGTCCAAATCTTCTGATTT
This Phycodurus eques isolate BA_2022a chromosome 16, UOR_Pequ_1.1, whole genome shotgun sequence DNA region includes the following protein-coding sequences:
- the ppfia3 gene encoding liprin-alpha-3, which codes for MMCEVMPTISEDGRGGAGGGSSSPAGTGSGHSGGIGGGVGGYSSRDPRSSGGGGDEGGSTGNLESLMVNMLTERERLLESLRETQDSLGTAHLRLRELGHEKESLQRQLSIALPQEFAVLTKELNLCREQLLEREEEIAELKAERNNTRLLLEHLECLVSRHERSLRMTVVKRQAQSPAGVSSEVEVLKALKSLFEHHKALDEKVRERLRVALERVAALEEELQSSSQEVVSLREQIKRRQQGLDKERLPNGPSSILDDGEVDRQREGELERQRSELGQLKERLALMCRQVGEIEEQLTSARRELTRSEEANHKLQRDVKEALCQREDMEERITTLERRYLSAQREATSLHDIKDKLENELASKESLHRQSEEKNRQLQERLDDAKQKLQQTLQRAETLPEIEAQLAQRVAALNKAEERHGNFEERLRQMEAQLEEKNQELQRARQRERMNDEHNKRLSDTVDKLLSESNERLQLHLKERMAALEEKNALSEELSNMKKIQDDLLTNKDQLIAELERLQLELDQLKARPGGSYSSRSLPGSALELRYSHGGGSLPMGSTTHLDTFGNASLGGRRSHRSRWSSAREDSTKYTDWGTGARPGSGYEHGVDVGCSDDEDDGDHRFGSELLSPSGQTDVQTLAIMLQEQLEAINKEIKLIQEEKENTELRAEEIESRVSSVALDSPPIPPSSLGRDGAGRGFIPSSITSSTLASPSPPSSGHSTPRLPHSPARENDRQTGKDDERSLALLDSTPPPTPRALRLDRMTLTHPGALPDDPREFRSLSADGSSSNSSQDSLHKSSKKKSIKSSIGRLFGKKEKGRMGQPGRDGSASLASTPSEDLASGDPMGMNKTGTLGPADKDRRSKKKHELLEEACRQGLPFASWDGPTVVSWLELWVGMPAWYVAACRANVKSGAIMANLSDTEIQREIGISNPLHRLKLRLAIQEMVSLTSPSAPASTRSSTSNVWMTHAEMESLNAATKPPELKEFSWDQILAYGDMNHEWVGNDWLPSLGLPLYRSYFMESLVDARMLDHLTKKELRGQLKMVDSFHRVSLHYGIMCLKRLNYDRKELERRREESAHHNKDVMVWSNERVMCWVQTVGLKEYADNLRESGVHGALLALDDTFDYTDLALLLQIPNQNTQARQLLEQEYNSLIAMGTERRPDEDGTKTFTRSPSWRKMFREKDLRGVTSDSAETLPANFRASAIATPSVTLRKVQSDASSGARGESASVRTYSC